Part of the Roseofilum capinflatum BLCC-M114 genome, TCAAACCTCGTAATATGGCTCCGTTAAAATTTTCATCGGTAAGTAGGCGCATTAGTTTCCTTTACTCTGAGAACGGGCAAGTAATCGCTCTCTTAAATGAGCTAAATTGTGGGTTTGAGTGAGTTGTTCTCTCATCTGTTGGGCTTGTTGGTGGCGTTGCTCTAGATAAAGATCGCATTCCTGGCGGTGGTTGAGATAGTAGGCAATGGTGCTGTAGATGTCTTCTAGACGGAGAACGGGGAACTGAATGGCGATTTCTTCGGGGGTTGAACCCTGGTGATAGGCAGCTAGGAGAGTGTCGAGGGTAACGCGGGTTTGCC contains:
- a CDS encoding DUF433 domain-containing protein; translation: MTTQLEFKTSAPPFRWDEAGGIRIGQTRVTLDTLLAAYHQGSTPEEIAIQFPVLRLEDIYSTIAYYLNHRQECDLYLEQRHQQAQQMREQLTQTHNLAHLRERLLARSQSKGN